The Acidobacteriota bacterium sequence GTGCGGAACCCCCCTTTCTCGAGCTGGTACAGCGCGTCGGCGCTGGTCCCGCCGGGAGACGTGACCCGGTTGCGCAGCTCGGCCGGATGGACCGGCTGATGCTCGGCATAGATCGCCGATCCGCGGATCGTCTGGACCACCATCTCCCGCGCGGCGTCGCGCGAGAAGCCGAGGTGGACCGCCGCGTCGATGAGCGCCTCCATCATCAGGAACACGTAGGCCGGCCCCGACCCGCTGATGGCGGTGGCCATGTCCAGGAACTTCTCCTCCTCGACGAAGAGCTGCCGGCCCAGGGCGGCGACGATGGCCCCGGCCTGCTCGCGCTGCACCTCGGACACCTCCGGCGTCGCCGTCCACACCGTCATCCCCTCCCCCACCTGCGCCGGCGTGTTCGGCATGGTGCGCACGATGGCGCGATGCCCGAGGCCGGTGGAGATGGAGGCGATGGTCGCTCCGGCCACGATGGAGACCACCAGCGCGGCGGCGTCTATCGCGCCGGCGCCGCGCAGCTCCGCCAGGACCCCGGGCAGCACCTGCGGCTTCACCGACAGCACGATGACCTGCGCGTTCAGCGCGGCCTCGCGGTTGTCGAGGGTCGTCCGGACCCCGAACTGCCCGCCCACCGCGTCCAGCCGCTCCCGGTGGCGGTCGCTCGCGACGATGCCCCCCGCCTGCACGTCGTGCCGCGCCAACAGGCCGCCGATCATGGCCGAGGCCATCGCCCCCGCCCCGACGAACGCCACGTTCAAGTCACTCAACACGTTCTTCGTCACGCCTGCTCCCCGGAATGCCCGCCGGGGGATCCGGCCGAGCTTGAGTATTCTAGTGGCGCCCCATGGACCCCATCGCCCACACCCTGGCCGGCGCCACCCTGGCCGAGACCCGGTTGAGAGACTGGACTCCGTTCTCGGCTCCGGCCCTGATCCTCGGGGCCAACGCGCCCGACATCGACGCCGTCACGATGTTCGTCAGCCGCGACCTG is a genomic window containing:
- a CDS encoding pyrroline-5-carboxylate reductase; amino-acid sequence: MLSDLNVAFVGAGAMASAMIGGLLARHDVQAGGIVASDRHRERLDAVGGQFGVRTTLDNREAALNAQVIVLSVKPQVLPGVLAELRGAGAIDAAALVVSIVAGATIASISTGLGHRAIVRTMPNTPAQVGEGMTVWTATPEVSEVQREQAGAIVAALGRQLFVEEEKFLDMATAISGSGPAYVFLMMEALIDAAVHLGFSRDAAREMVVQTIRGSAIYAEHQPVHPAELRNRVTSPGGTSADALYQLEKGGFRTVMSDAVLAAYERSVALGEMSTKAASEQARR
- a CDS encoding metal-dependent hydrolase → MDPIAHTLAGATLAETRLRDWTPFSAPALILGANAPDIDAVTMFVSRDLSLGFRRGWTHGVLAMVVLPLVLTALLLLLDRAVARWRGRD